The genomic DNA GGTACTTTGGATGACGGCTCAGGGCTTTTCAGAATTGCAGGTCTGTTTCGCTTCAATAGGTCAACTGCATACTACCCGTACCTTATTTAGGGATGGGACTTATGCTTACACTGGAGATCAACAAACTTAAACACACCTTAACTTCTAGGTTGCGACTTGGGTATTATCCTTATGTAATTGTCTTTTTCTGCAGCGACCTATGCTTAAACACACTACTTTGGTGGCATTACCTGTGTGCCTGGGCAGCCTCATCCTACCAGCTTATGCTGCTACGACTCTACCTACTGGTACACAATTTACTGCTACCTCCAATTGTCAAGTTGCTAGTTCCATTAGCGGAATTAGCTCCAGCTCCCAAAGACTGGTTGTCAACTCCAAATACAATGCCCGTGAAATTAACAGAAGTTACAACGACTCTACCCATGTACGAATTGAATACAACGGTCAGCTCATGTGGGTGGCCATCAGCGGTTGTGGCAACTTGCCTGTGTTCCAATCCACTAACACCTGCCGCGTAGCTAGCAGTATCGCAGGTATTCCTACCAGCAATAAAAGGTTACAAAACGGTGCATTCTATGCCATTACTGCTTTCAATCAACAAACCAATCCCGAAGCTTCTACCCATGTGCAGTTAAATAATAGTGGTGTTTTGGACTGGACGGCTATTAGTGGCTGTGGCAATGTCATTCGGGTTGCTGCTTCTAGTAGTCCCTCTCCCAGTCCTACCCCAACACCTACTCCAGGTGGCAGTGGCATTCCTGGTACCGGCCCGTTCTTTGATACGGTGAATAATCCGGAAAACAATGCTTTTGGCGGTAATGCTGACCCCACCCCACCCCCTCCTACCTTGACTGCCTTCGATCGGGAAATGGCTGCTATCTGTGGTGCTCCTGGTACTGCTGTTAGCCCCACCACCTTCAAGAATGCCCTCAAAAAATATCCTGCGGAACTCAACCGCATCATGCAATTTACGGGTTATCGGGTCTTTGGTAATCGTCCCAGTCAATACACTAATCCTGACCAATACCTTGACCAATTGGCAGAAGCCTGGTTTGACCCCAATACTAAGGGTTTTGACCACATCTTCTGTGGTGAACCTGAGCCTGGGGGTAAGGTAGGAGGGTTGCACTTCCACGGTCGCTACCTAGACTTGCAGGAGAAGGGTTTGGCCGGTCGTCTCTTGAATAATAGTAGCAAGCAAGAAATTATGCCGCTAGTGATTTACACGATCGGGGTACGGATGCGCAATGCCAGCGGTGGTATTTCCGAGAGTGCTATCAAGGGCTACGGCTATACCCTCAGTGCTGAAGACATTCTGAAGTTTGTCACCAAAGCCTTCCGGGACAACCCTTCCAGCAACACTGCTAGTAGTGATGGTTGTATTCTGGATGTCAGCGATGATGGCAAGAACTTTAAGACCATGTTCTTCCGTCGTGCCTCTGGTATCCGTACTTTCTATCCTGATGCCACCCCTGAACCTGGCAAGTTTCCTGCCTGCAACGTTAGACCATAGTTTGACCTAAGAGTCCCGGGGAGATCACTTTGGTCTCCCCTTCCTAGTCAAAAATTTCTTGGACGGCGCAGGTGAAATTGGGGAGTAAGGGAGAAGTGAGGAGGTCGTTGTTATACAAAGTCATGGCTAATTTGAGAACGCCCCCTTCCCTTCTGTAGACCTCTATCTGCCTGGACTGCCAATCTGCCAGCCAATACTCTAAAACCCCGTAGACAGAATAGAGCTTCAACTTAACCTGCCGATCGCGTCTGACATTTTCTGCCCCTGGCGATAGCACTTCAATCACTAAATCTGGCGCTCCCCGTAGATGACCGGCTTCATCGATTAGAGATTGAAACTTTTGCTTGCTGACCCAAACTACATCAGGAATCACGTCATTCTGCTCACTAAAAATCACGCCTGGATTTAGGCAAACGTACCCCAAATTTGTTCGTTCAGACCACAACTTTAACTTGGTGTAAAAGTTGCCGCAGGTAGTTTGATGTTGCCAGTGGGGTGCTCTGGTCACAAACAACTCTCCCTCTACAATTTCATAGCGGCTACTGTCCTGGGGCAACAGCTCTAGGTCGGCACTTACCCAAGGGCGCAGGTCATGGTTTGGGCTAGATAGTTTGCTGGTAGTCATAACTGTAGTTAACCAAAAATTTCCTGCACAGGGCAAGTGAAGTTGGGTAGCAGAGGGGAAGTAAGCAGGTCGTTGTTATACAAAGTCATGGCTAGTTTGAGGACACCCCCTTCCCTTCTGTAGACCTCTATCTGCCTAGCCTGCCAGTCTGCTAACCAATATTCCAAAACTCCATAGACAGAGTAGAGTTTCAATTTGACCTGCCGATCGCGTCTGGCATTTTCTGCCCCTGGCGATAGCACCTCAATCACCAAATCCGGTGCTCCCCGCAGATGTCCTGCCCCATCCAGCAAACTCTGATATTTCTCTTTGGTCACCCAAACTACATCAGGGATCACATCGTTTTCTTCACTAAAAATCACACCAACATGCATGCCCACATATCCTAAACCCGTAGCTTGTGACCACTGTTGCAGAGCCAGACAAAAGTTAAGGCAAGTAGTTTGATGCTGCCAATGGGGTGCTCTCGTCACAAACAACTCTCCCTCTACAATCTCATAGCGGTTGCCGTTTTCTGGCAGTAAATCTAAATCTCCCCTCGTCCATAACTGTCGGATTGTAAGTTCACTCATATCGCTTCTGTCTCATAAATTCAGTGGCTATAGCG from Pseudanabaenaceae cyanobacterium SKYG29 includes the following:
- a CDS encoding EndoU domain-containing protein; the protein is MLKHTTLVALPVCLGSLILPAYAATTLPTGTQFTATSNCQVASSISGISSSSQRLVVNSKYNAREINRSYNDSTHVRIEYNGQLMWVAISGCGNLPVFQSTNTCRVASSIAGIPTSNKRLQNGAFYAITAFNQQTNPEASTHVQLNNSGVLDWTAISGCGNVIRVAASSSPSPSPTPTPTPGGSGIPGTGPFFDTVNNPENNAFGGNADPTPPPPTLTAFDREMAAICGAPGTAVSPTTFKNALKKYPAELNRIMQFTGYRVFGNRPSQYTNPDQYLDQLAEAWFDPNTKGFDHIFCGEPEPGGKVGGLHFHGRYLDLQEKGLAGRLLNNSSKQEIMPLVIYTIGVRMRNASGGISESAIKGYGYTLSAEDILKFVTKAFRDNPSSNTASSDGCILDVSDDGKNFKTMFFRRASGIRTFYPDATPEPGKFPACNVRP
- a CDS encoding Uma2 family endonuclease produces the protein MTTSKLSSPNHDLRPWVSADLELLPQDSSRYEIVEGELFVTRAPHWQHQTTCGNFYTKLKLWSERTNLGYVCLNPGVIFSEQNDVIPDVVWVSKQKFQSLIDEAGHLRGAPDLVIEVLSPGAENVRRDRQVKLKLYSVYGVLEYWLADWQSRQIEVYRREGGVLKLAMTLYNNDLLTSPLLPNFTCAVQEIFD
- a CDS encoding Uma2 family endonuclease codes for the protein MSELTIRQLWTRGDLDLLPENGNRYEIVEGELFVTRAPHWQHQTTCLNFCLALQQWSQATGLGYVGMHVGVIFSEENDVIPDVVWVTKEKYQSLLDGAGHLRGAPDLVIEVLSPGAENARRDRQVKLKLYSVYGVLEYWLADWQARQIEVYRREGGVLKLAMTLYNNDLLTSPLLPNFTCPVQEIFG